From a region of the Arachis ipaensis cultivar K30076 chromosome B09, Araip1.1, whole genome shotgun sequence genome:
- the LOC107617055 gene encoding biotin carboxyl carrier protein of acetyl-CoA carboxylase 1, chloroplastic-like: protein MASSFASAASTTPSAIISPNYICKCSSSSSCMLSFHLSHKTMLPLFTKVPPPSRIVLPRVKVEPDDVSIFHWPSIENALSEALYHLLNKLLGSIFVSKITTIDSSSNATVDNKTISEVARSVDNDAKTRSSEGVLATEESISNFITHVASLVKLVDSRHIVELQLKKLDCEVIIRKQEAMPQPQAPTEVAMLNCHHTPSPPPVV, encoded by the exons ATGGCCTCTTCTTTTGCTTCTGCGGCATCAACCACTCCTTCAGCTATTATTTCTCCCAATTACATTTGCAAATGCTCTTCATCATCTTCGTGTATGCTCTCTTTCCACCTTTCTCATAAAACCATGTTACCATTGTTCACCAAG gtaccaccacctaGTCGGATCGTATTGCCTAGAGTTAAGGTCGAACCTGATGATGTTAGTATCTTTCATTGGCCCTCAATTGAAAATGCGCTTTCGGAGGCATTATATCACCTCTTGAACAAGCTTTTGGGCTCCATTTTTGTCTCCAAAATTACAACGATCGATAGTTCCTCAAATGCTACGGTTGATAACAAAACCATTTCAGAGGTAGCAAGGAGTGTAGACAATGATGCCAAGACAAGATCAAGTGAAGGAGTTTTGGCAACTGAAGAATCAATCTCTAATTTTATAACTCATGTTGCTAGCCTTGTCaa GTTGGTTGATTCAAGACACATTGTAGAAttacaattgaagaagcttgacTGTGAAGTAATAATAAGGAAACAGGAGGCTATGCCTCAACCACAAGCTCCTACCGAGGTTGCCATGTTGAATTGCCACCACACACCTTCGCCACCACCGGTAGTGTGA
- the LOC107619084 gene encoding chromatin assembly factor 1 subunit FAS1 isoform X3, giving the protein MVSKGDGAEVGENKKQKKRKNNEGETERQRRRREKEESKEKEKLSLQKQADIMYKFLNRTKTSDRNDQHFNTKIETPFDSATLSMDATLHSGPEFSSEDIRKAQISMWRDLSKSVRSKRSQRWGIRLKPKFELYKELKLRPTVRVAHYGDLILEEHAERSLLDVKMNQHGKQLFQFDHSPRPAFYGIWDKKSQVVGPRHPFRKDSILDYDVDSDEEWKEVDPGESLSGYDQDEEECSTSDYEICGGYFVPDGYLSEDEGAHVDKMETNVDIDGAENLPKGKDDVERDEFCALLQQQKNLNNLIKIALGKNKPLIITNFMHEMRSGQDNGTIKSEQIWLQYLSFHVISAIDISVNHFQDEDQKRSSGGSVAPVCDDDAIPESNLPLIVAAIQTYPRSLSKVLKSLKRRFPSASKHLLKDKVCEISNYVDNCLQVCDSGDSKFL; this is encoded by the exons ATGGTTTCGAAGGGTGACGGGGCGGAAGTCGGCGAAAACAAGAagcagaagaagagaaagaacaaTGAAGGAGAAACCGAAAGGCAACGACGTCGTCGAGAGAAAGAAGAATCTAAAGAGAAGGAAAAACTTTCTTTGCAAAAGCAAGCCGATATCATGTACAAGTTTCTCAATAGAACCAAAACTAGCGATCGAAATGACCAACACTTCAATACAAAGATCGAAACTCCGTTTGATTCAGCTACACTATCGATGGATGCTACCCTTCATTCTGGTCCTGAATTTTCCAGTGAGGACATTCGCAA GGCACAGATTTCGATGTGGCGTGATTTGAGTAAATCGGTTCGATCAAAGAGGAGTCAGAGGTGGGGTATACGATTGAAACCTAAGTTTGAACTTTATAAGGAGCTTAAGCTTCGACCTACTGTAAGAGTGGCTCATTATGGTGACTTGATATTGGAGGAGCATGCAGAACGTTCTCTTCTTGATGTGAAGATGAACCAGCATGGGAAACAGTTATTTCAGTTTGATCATAGTCCAAGACCTGCCTTTTATGGTATTTGGGACAAGAAAAG TCAAGTTGTTGGACCACGCCATCCTTTTAGGAAGGATTCCATCTTGGATTATGATGTCGACAGCGACGAGGAATGGAAAGAG GTGGATCCTGGTGAAAGCCTGTCAGGTTATGaccaagatgaagaggaatgttCAACATCTGATTATGAAATTTGTGGTGGGTATTTTGTTCCTGATGGATATCTCTCAGAAGATGAG GGTGCACATGTGGATAAAATGGAAACAAATGTTGACATTGATGGAGCTGAGAACTTACCAAAAGGCAAGGATGATGTAGAGAGGGATGAGTTCTGTGCTTTGCTTCAACAACAGAAGAATCTAAATAATTTGATAAAGATTGCTCTTGGAAAAAATAAGCCATTGATTATAACAAATTTCATGCATGAGATGAGATCGGGTCAAGATAATGGTACTATTAAGTCAGAGCAGATTTGGTTGCAATACTTGAGTTTTCATGTAATTTCTGCCATAGATATATCTGTGAATCATTTTCAAGATGAGGACCAAAAACGCTCCAGCGGAGGCAGTGTCGCTCCGGTATGTGATGATGATGCTATTCCGGAATCGAATCTTCCTCTCATT GTGGCTGCCATTCAGACTTATCCTAGGAGCTTAAGTAAAGTGTTGAAGTCTTTGAAACGAAGATTTCCTTCTGCCTCAAAACATTTACTGAAGGATAAAGTGTGTGAGATATCAAACTATGTTGATAACTGTTTGCAGGTTTGTGACAGTGGAGATTCCAAATTCTT GTGA
- the LOC107619084 gene encoding chromatin assembly factor 1 subunit FAS1 isoform X2 — MVSKGDGAEVGENKKQKKRKNNEGETERQRRRREKEESKEKEKLSLQKQADIMYKFLNRTKTSDRNDQHFNTKIETPFDSATLSMDATLHSGPEFSSEDIRKAQISMWRDLSKSVRSKRSQRWGIRLKPKFELYKELKLRPTVRVAHYGDLILEEHAERSLLDVKMNQHGKQLFQFDHSPRPAFYGIWDKKSQVVGPRHPFRKDSILDYDVDSDEEWKEVDPGESLSGYDQDEEECSTSDYEICGGYFVPDGYLSEDEGAHVDKMETNVDIDGAENLPKGKDDVERDEFCALLQQQKNLNNLIKIALGKNKPLIITNFMHEMRSGQDNGTIKSEQIWLQYLSFHVISAIDISVNHFQDEDQKRSSGGSVAPVCDDDAIPESNLPLIVAAIQTYPRSLSKVLKSLKRRFPSASKHLLKDKVCEISNYVDNCLQVKKEVLVKLGLDQGCSKSESRSRTVHSSRSCFPSTSDILKPGDNKKKQT, encoded by the exons ATGGTTTCGAAGGGTGACGGGGCGGAAGTCGGCGAAAACAAGAagcagaagaagagaaagaacaaTGAAGGAGAAACCGAAAGGCAACGACGTCGTCGAGAGAAAGAAGAATCTAAAGAGAAGGAAAAACTTTCTTTGCAAAAGCAAGCCGATATCATGTACAAGTTTCTCAATAGAACCAAAACTAGCGATCGAAATGACCAACACTTCAATACAAAGATCGAAACTCCGTTTGATTCAGCTACACTATCGATGGATGCTACCCTTCATTCTGGTCCTGAATTTTCCAGTGAGGACATTCGCAA GGCACAGATTTCGATGTGGCGTGATTTGAGTAAATCGGTTCGATCAAAGAGGAGTCAGAGGTGGGGTATACGATTGAAACCTAAGTTTGAACTTTATAAGGAGCTTAAGCTTCGACCTACTGTAAGAGTGGCTCATTATGGTGACTTGATATTGGAGGAGCATGCAGAACGTTCTCTTCTTGATGTGAAGATGAACCAGCATGGGAAACAGTTATTTCAGTTTGATCATAGTCCAAGACCTGCCTTTTATGGTATTTGGGACAAGAAAAG TCAAGTTGTTGGACCACGCCATCCTTTTAGGAAGGATTCCATCTTGGATTATGATGTCGACAGCGACGAGGAATGGAAAGAG GTGGATCCTGGTGAAAGCCTGTCAGGTTATGaccaagatgaagaggaatgttCAACATCTGATTATGAAATTTGTGGTGGGTATTTTGTTCCTGATGGATATCTCTCAGAAGATGAG GGTGCACATGTGGATAAAATGGAAACAAATGTTGACATTGATGGAGCTGAGAACTTACCAAAAGGCAAGGATGATGTAGAGAGGGATGAGTTCTGTGCTTTGCTTCAACAACAGAAGAATCTAAATAATTTGATAAAGATTGCTCTTGGAAAAAATAAGCCATTGATTATAACAAATTTCATGCATGAGATGAGATCGGGTCAAGATAATGGTACTATTAAGTCAGAGCAGATTTGGTTGCAATACTTGAGTTTTCATGTAATTTCTGCCATAGATATATCTGTGAATCATTTTCAAGATGAGGACCAAAAACGCTCCAGCGGAGGCAGTGTCGCTCCGGTATGTGATGATGATGCTATTCCGGAATCGAATCTTCCTCTCATT GTGGCTGCCATTCAGACTTATCCTAGGAGCTTAAGTAAAGTGTTGAAGTCTTTGAAACGAAGATTTCCTTCTGCCTCAAAACATTTACTGAAGGATAAAGTGTGTGAGATATCAAACTATGTTGATAACTGTTTGCAG GTGAAGAAAGAAGTTCTAGTTAAGCTTGGTCTAG ATCAGGGTTGTTCAAAATCGGAATCAAGGAGCAGGACTGTGCATTCTTCAAGAAGTTGCTTTCCATCTACTAGTGACATCCTGAAACCTG GTGATAATAAGAAAAAACAGACCTAG
- the LOC107619084 gene encoding chromatin assembly factor 1 subunit FAS1 isoform X1 has protein sequence MVSKGDGAEVGENKKQKKRKNNEGETERQRRRREKEESKEKEKLSLQKQADIMYKFLNRTKTSDRNDQHFNTKIETPFDSATLSMDATLHSGPEFSSEDIRKAQISMWRDLSKSVRSKRSQRWGIRLKPKFELYKELKLRPTVRVAHYGDLILEEHAERSLLDVKMNQHGKQLFQFDHSPRPAFYGIWDKKSQVVGPRHPFRKDSILDYDVDSDEEWKEVDPGESLSGYDQDEEECSTSDYEICGGYFVPDGYLSEDEGAHVDKMETNVDIDGAENLPKGKDDVERDEFCALLQQQKNLNNLIKIALGKNKPLIITNFMHEMRSGQDNGTIKSEQIWLQYLSFHVISAIDISVNHFQDEDQKRSSGGSVAPVCDDDAIPESNLPLIVAAIQTYPRSLSKVLKSLKRRFPSASKHLLKDKVCEISNYVDNCLQVKKEVLVKLGLDQGCSKSESRSRTVHSSRSCFPSTSDILKPGEILILSSQ, from the exons ATGGTTTCGAAGGGTGACGGGGCGGAAGTCGGCGAAAACAAGAagcagaagaagagaaagaacaaTGAAGGAGAAACCGAAAGGCAACGACGTCGTCGAGAGAAAGAAGAATCTAAAGAGAAGGAAAAACTTTCTTTGCAAAAGCAAGCCGATATCATGTACAAGTTTCTCAATAGAACCAAAACTAGCGATCGAAATGACCAACACTTCAATACAAAGATCGAAACTCCGTTTGATTCAGCTACACTATCGATGGATGCTACCCTTCATTCTGGTCCTGAATTTTCCAGTGAGGACATTCGCAA GGCACAGATTTCGATGTGGCGTGATTTGAGTAAATCGGTTCGATCAAAGAGGAGTCAGAGGTGGGGTATACGATTGAAACCTAAGTTTGAACTTTATAAGGAGCTTAAGCTTCGACCTACTGTAAGAGTGGCTCATTATGGTGACTTGATATTGGAGGAGCATGCAGAACGTTCTCTTCTTGATGTGAAGATGAACCAGCATGGGAAACAGTTATTTCAGTTTGATCATAGTCCAAGACCTGCCTTTTATGGTATTTGGGACAAGAAAAG TCAAGTTGTTGGACCACGCCATCCTTTTAGGAAGGATTCCATCTTGGATTATGATGTCGACAGCGACGAGGAATGGAAAGAG GTGGATCCTGGTGAAAGCCTGTCAGGTTATGaccaagatgaagaggaatgttCAACATCTGATTATGAAATTTGTGGTGGGTATTTTGTTCCTGATGGATATCTCTCAGAAGATGAG GGTGCACATGTGGATAAAATGGAAACAAATGTTGACATTGATGGAGCTGAGAACTTACCAAAAGGCAAGGATGATGTAGAGAGGGATGAGTTCTGTGCTTTGCTTCAACAACAGAAGAATCTAAATAATTTGATAAAGATTGCTCTTGGAAAAAATAAGCCATTGATTATAACAAATTTCATGCATGAGATGAGATCGGGTCAAGATAATGGTACTATTAAGTCAGAGCAGATTTGGTTGCAATACTTGAGTTTTCATGTAATTTCTGCCATAGATATATCTGTGAATCATTTTCAAGATGAGGACCAAAAACGCTCCAGCGGAGGCAGTGTCGCTCCGGTATGTGATGATGATGCTATTCCGGAATCGAATCTTCCTCTCATT GTGGCTGCCATTCAGACTTATCCTAGGAGCTTAAGTAAAGTGTTGAAGTCTTTGAAACGAAGATTTCCTTCTGCCTCAAAACATTTACTGAAGGATAAAGTGTGTGAGATATCAAACTATGTTGATAACTGTTTGCAG GTGAAGAAAGAAGTTCTAGTTAAGCTTGGTCTAG ATCAGGGTTGTTCAAAATCGGAATCAAGGAGCAGGACTGTGCATTCTTCAAGAAGTTGCTTTCCATCTACTAGTGACATCCTGAAACCTGGTGAAATTCTAATCCTATCATCCCAATAA
- the LOC107619084 gene encoding chromatin assembly factor 1 subunit FAS1 isoform X4, whose translation MVSKGDGAEVGENKKQKKRKNNEGETERQRRRREKEESKEKEKLSLQKQADIMYKFLNRTKTSDRNDQHFNTKIETPFDSATLSMDATLHSGPEFSSEDIRKAQISMWRDLSKSVRSKRSQRWGIRLKPKFELYKELKLRPTVRVAHYGDLILEEHAERSLLDVKMNQHGKQLFQFDHSPRPAFYGIWDKKSQVVGPRHPFRKDSILDYDVDSDEEWKEVDPGESLSGYDQDEEECSTSDYEICGGYFVPDGYLSEDEGAHVDKMETNVDIDGAENLPKGKDDVERDEFCALLQQQKNLNNLIKIALGKNKPLIITNFMHEMRSGQDNGTIKSEQIWLQYLSFHVISAIDISVNHFQDEDQKRSSGGSVAPVCDDDAIPESNLPLI comes from the exons ATGGTTTCGAAGGGTGACGGGGCGGAAGTCGGCGAAAACAAGAagcagaagaagagaaagaacaaTGAAGGAGAAACCGAAAGGCAACGACGTCGTCGAGAGAAAGAAGAATCTAAAGAGAAGGAAAAACTTTCTTTGCAAAAGCAAGCCGATATCATGTACAAGTTTCTCAATAGAACCAAAACTAGCGATCGAAATGACCAACACTTCAATACAAAGATCGAAACTCCGTTTGATTCAGCTACACTATCGATGGATGCTACCCTTCATTCTGGTCCTGAATTTTCCAGTGAGGACATTCGCAA GGCACAGATTTCGATGTGGCGTGATTTGAGTAAATCGGTTCGATCAAAGAGGAGTCAGAGGTGGGGTATACGATTGAAACCTAAGTTTGAACTTTATAAGGAGCTTAAGCTTCGACCTACTGTAAGAGTGGCTCATTATGGTGACTTGATATTGGAGGAGCATGCAGAACGTTCTCTTCTTGATGTGAAGATGAACCAGCATGGGAAACAGTTATTTCAGTTTGATCATAGTCCAAGACCTGCCTTTTATGGTATTTGGGACAAGAAAAG TCAAGTTGTTGGACCACGCCATCCTTTTAGGAAGGATTCCATCTTGGATTATGATGTCGACAGCGACGAGGAATGGAAAGAG GTGGATCCTGGTGAAAGCCTGTCAGGTTATGaccaagatgaagaggaatgttCAACATCTGATTATGAAATTTGTGGTGGGTATTTTGTTCCTGATGGATATCTCTCAGAAGATGAG GGTGCACATGTGGATAAAATGGAAACAAATGTTGACATTGATGGAGCTGAGAACTTACCAAAAGGCAAGGATGATGTAGAGAGGGATGAGTTCTGTGCTTTGCTTCAACAACAGAAGAATCTAAATAATTTGATAAAGATTGCTCTTGGAAAAAATAAGCCATTGATTATAACAAATTTCATGCATGAGATGAGATCGGGTCAAGATAATGGTACTATTAAGTCAGAGCAGATTTGGTTGCAATACTTGAGTTTTCATGTAATTTCTGCCATAGATATATCTGTGAATCATTTTCAAGATGAGGACCAAAAACGCTCCAGCGGAGGCAGTGTCGCTCCGGTATGTGATGATGATGCTATTCCGGAATCGAATCTTCCTCTCATT TGA